A part of Salmo salar chromosome ssa18, Ssal_v3.1, whole genome shotgun sequence genomic DNA contains:
- the eef1a1a gene encoding elongation factor 1-alpha 1a — translation MGKEKLHINIVVIGHVDSGKSTTTGHLIYKCGGIDKRTIEKFEKEAAEMGKGSFKYAWVLDKLKAERERGITIDISLWKFETSKYYVTIIDAPGHRDFIKNMITGTSQADCAVLIVAAGVGEFEAGISKNGQTREHALLAYTLGVKQLIVGINKMDSTEPNYSQKRYEEIVKEVSTYIKKIGYNPDTVAFVPISGWNGDNMLEASPNMTWFKGWKITRKDGSSSGTTLLEALDAIQPPSRPTDKPLRLPLQDVYKIGGIGTVPVGRVETGMIKPGMVVTFAPVNVTTEVKSVEMHHEALTEAMPGDNVGFNVKNVSVKDIRRGNVAGDSKNDPPMEAAVFTAQVIILNHPGQISAGYAPVLDCHTAHIACKFAELKEKIDRRSGKKLEDNPKALKSGDAAIVDMVPGKPMCVESFSEYPPLGRFAVRDMRQTVAVGVIKGVEKKAPSTGKVTKSAQKAQKTK, via the exons ATGGGCAAGGAGAAGCTCCACATCAACATTGTGGTGATCGGCCACGTGGACTCTGGCAAGTCCACCACCACTGGCCACCTGATCTACAAGTGCGGTGGCATTGACAAGAGGACCATCGAAAAGTTTGAGAAGGAGGCTGCTGAG ATGGGGAAGGGCTCCTTTAAGTATGCCTGGGTGCTGGACAAGCTGAAGGCAGAGAGGGAGCGTGGCATCACCATTGACATCTCACTGTGGAAGTTTGAGACCAGCAAGTACTACGTCACCATTATCGACGCCCCCGGACACAGGGACTTCATCAAGAACATGATCACTGGAACCTCCCAG GCAGACTGTGCTGTGCTGATTGTGGCAGCCGGCGTGGGTGAATTCGAGGCCGGCATCTCAAAGAACGGGCAGACACGCGAGCACGCCCTCCTGGCCTACACCCTGGGGGTCAAGCAGCTGATCGTGGGTATCAACAAGATGGACTCCACTGAGCCCAACTACAGCCAGAAGCGTTATGAGGAAATTGTGAAGGAAGTCAGCACCTACATCAAGAAGATTGGCTACAACCCGGATACGGTAGCCTTTGTTCCCATCTCTGGCTGGAACGGAGACAACATGCTGGAGGCCAGTCCTAAT ATGACCTGGTTTAAGGGATGGAAGATCACCAGGAAGGATGGCAGTTCATCCGGGACCACCCTGCTGGAAGCTCTGGATGCTATTCAGCCCCCGTCCCGCCCCACCGACAAGCCCCTCCGCCTACCCCTGCAGGATGTCTACAAGATTGGAG GTATTGGCACAGTGCCTGTGGGGCGTGTGGAGACGGGCATGATCAAGCCAGGCATGGTGGTGACCTTTGCCCCTGTTAATGTGACCACTGAGGTGAAGTCTGTGGAGATGCACCACGAGGCTCTGACCGAAGCAATGCCCGGAGACAACGTGGGCTTCAATGTCAAGAATGTGTCTGTCAAGGACATTCGCCGTGGCAACGTGGCCGGAGACAGCAAGAACGACCCCCCAATGGAGGCAGCAGTCTTCACTGCTCAG GTGATCATCCTGAACCACCCAGGCCAGATCAGTGCTGGCTATGCCCCAGTGCTGGACTGCCACACTGCCCACATCGCCTGCAAGTTTGCTGAGCTCAAGGAAAAGATTGACCGTCGCTCAGGCAAGAAGCTGGAGGACAACCCCAAGGCTCTGAAGTCTGGAGACGCCGCCATTGTGGACATGGTCCCGGGAAAGCCCATGTGTGTGGAGAGCTTCTCAGAGTACCCTCCACTGG GTCGTTTTGCAGTGCGTGACATGCGCCAGACAGTGGCAGTCGGGGTGATCAAGGGTGTTGAGAAGAAAGCCCCGTCCACTGGTAAGGTCACCAAGTCTGCCCAAAAGGCCCAGAAGACCAAATGA